Below is a window of Halanaerobiales bacterium DNA.
CCCCAGCCAAGGTTAATACCCAAATATTGAGCCAGAGGTAAGCGCAGTCCCCAGAGAGCAATTATTGCTATAATCATTGCAATAAAAGTGTTTCCTGCTCCTCGAAAAGACCCACCAATAATAAATCTTACTCCTAAAAAACCAAATGAAAATCCAACAATTTTTAAAAAAGAAGTTCCTATTTTTATAACTTCAGGATTTGTATTAAAAATTGAGATAACTGTAGCAGGAAAAAGATTAAAAACAAAAGCTAAAAAGGTCATAATTCCTAAAATTAGTCCTGAACTAACCCAGGCAGTTTTTTCAGCTCTATTAATATTTTCTGCTCCTAAATTTTGTCCAACCATTGTGGTAGTTGCAGTTGCAAATCCACGGGAAGGTAACATTACAGCTGATAGTATTTTTGATCCAATACCATAAGCTGCAACTACAACAGTACCAAACTGGGAGACTATACTCATCAAAAAGGTCATACCTAAAGCAACAATTGATTGTTCACCAGCTGAAGGTATTCCTAAAATAAGTATTTTTTTAATTTCTTTGAAATCAGGTTTTAAATATTTCATCTTCAATTTTAAACCCTTTTTACCTGTAAATAAAATATAAATTCCAATTATACCGGCAATTGCCCTGGAAAATATAGTGGCAAAAGCAGCTCCTCTGACTCCTAATTCTGGAAAAAAAGCTATACCAAAAATCAAAAATGGATCTAATATAATATTTAATAAAGTAGAAAAAACCATCATTTTCATTGGAGTTTTGGTATCACCATAACCTCTAAGTAAAGCAGAAAATATAAAAAATGCAAACATAAAAGGAACACCTAGTGATATTATTTCTAAATAAGCAGAAGCATCTCCTATTATATTTTCTGGTGCTCCCATTAAATTTAAAACTGGCTCATTAAATAAAAATCCGATTAAGCCAAGAATAATCGATAAAGAACCAACAAAGACAAATATTTGAGCAGTAATTTTGTTAACCTTTTCTTCATTACCCATTCCCATATATTGAGCAACAAGAGTTGTTCCAGCTACAGTTATACCAGCCCCAATAGAAACCATAAGAAATACTAAAGGAAAACCAACAGATAAAGCAGCTACAGCATCAGCTCCCACTCTACCTAACCAGAATGTGTCAGCAAGATTGTAGGCTACCTGCATTGTATTTCCGATCATAACGGGCCAGGCAAGTTTAAAAAGAGTTTTAGCTATAGGACCATTTAATATTTCTTCTCTATTTTCTAATCTCGCTTTTTTCATAATTTTAGATTTTTTTAATTCAATTTTTTCTGCATTTGAAGACCTACCCACTATCTTCATCTCCTTTTTTTATATTTTTTTCTAAATTATTTAAAACCGGTTCAAGTAATTTTATCAATTCTTTTTGCTTATCTAATTCTAAGTAATCAAGAGAATCTTCTAAAAAACTTTGTCTAATATTAAGCATTTTCAGTAATAAATCATTACCTTTTTTAGTTAATTCCAATAAAACTTCTCTTCTATCCTCAGGATTACGATATCTCTTTACTAAATCTTCTTTTACCAATTTATCTACTATAACTGTTAAAGTACTATTAGCCATAAACATTTTTTCATGGAGAACACTCATATTTACAGGTTCATATTTGGTAATATGCCATAAAACTAAAAATCTGGGCATAGTTAATCCATTTTCTTTCAAACTATCTTTTGTATATTCTACCAAACATTTATTTATATCTCTGATGATTTTATCCAATTCTTTTGTTTCATTATTTAAATCCATTTTATCACCTCAGTATTATTTATAATATAAAATATTTAGCAATTATAAATATTATAGTAAAAAAATATTGCAAATGCAAATGATAATTAAACTTTTTTTGAATTTATTTGCTTTTTCCCTTGACGAAAGCCAAATTTTATATTATAATAATTCGTGCAGCATTGAGAGAGGGCCCATAGCTCAGTCTGGTCAGAGCAACCGGCTCATAACCGGTTAGTCCTAGGTTCAAATCCTAGTGGGCCCACCATTTATTTTTGGTTTTATTTTTCAGAATATTTTTACTTTTTCAAACAAAAAAAACAGCAGAGATTTTTTCTGCTGTTAAAAACATTTATTTTCTTTTTTTATATCTTAAGCACTTTCTTCATCACCAGTTTTATCTAAAATATCATCTAAGCATTCTTCACAAATTATCTTTCCCTTATATTCGATAGTATCTTCAGCACTTCCACAGAAAATACAGGCTGGTTCATATTTTTTCAAAATAATTTTATCATTATCATCTACATATATTTCGATAGGGTCTTTTACATTAATATTCATTGTTTCTCTTAACTCTTTAGGTACAACTATTCTACCTAAATTGT
It encodes the following:
- a CDS encoding MATE family efflux transporter; amino-acid sequence: MGRSSNAEKIELKKSKIMKKARLENREEILNGPIAKTLFKLAWPVMIGNTMQVAYNLADTFWLGRVGADAVAALSVGFPLVFLMVSIGAGITVAGTTLVAQYMGMGNEEKVNKITAQIFVFVGSLSIILGLIGFLFNEPVLNLMGAPENIIGDASAYLEIISLGVPFMFAFFIFSALLRGYGDTKTPMKMMVFSTLLNIILDPFLIFGIAFFPELGVRGAAFATIFSRAIAGIIGIYILFTGKKGLKLKMKYLKPDFKEIKKILILGIPSAGEQSIVALGMTFLMSIVSQFGTVVVAAYGIGSKILSAVMLPSRGFATATTTMVGQNLGAENINRAEKTAWVSSGLILGIMTFLAFVFNLFPATVISIFNTNPEVIKIGTSFLKIVGFSFGFLGVRFIIGGSFRGAGNTFIAMIIAIIALWGLRLPLAQYLGINLGWGPNGIWWGMFLSNFVTAIIASLWFKKGGWKEKAI
- a CDS encoding MarR family winged helix-turn-helix transcriptional regulator, with protein sequence MDLNNETKELDKIIRDINKCLVEYTKDSLKENGLTMPRFLVLWHITKYEPVNMSVLHEKMFMANSTLTVIVDKLVKEDLVKRYRNPEDRREVLLELTKKGNDLLLKMLNIRQSFLEDSLDYLELDKQKELIKLLEPVLNNLEKNIKKGDEDSG
- a CDS encoding AbrB/MazE/SpoVT family DNA-binding domain-containing protein, with the translated sequence MKATGIVRKIDNLGRIVVPKELRETMNINVKDPIEIYVDDNDKIILKKYEPACIFCGSAEDTIEYKGKIICEECLDDILDKTGDEESA